From a region of the Stenotrophomonas sp. BIO128-Bstrain genome:
- a CDS encoding DUF2092 domain-containing protein: protein MPSAIPPVAWSACLLLATLAPAAAAATRVAAAAPPATAPADRPERDPEALAALDRMGAALRALKQFSLTSQASTEIVLDDGQKVELDGVVTYKVRTPNQLFLELRSDRQLRQLFYDGKSLSLYSPRLKYYAQVDGVSATLGELVEVAASRYGIDMPLADMFLWGTDKAPKTAIRGALHIGGGTLDGEAIEQYAFKQDAVDWQLWVSKATSLPRKLVITSLDDPALPQYRAQLRWDTRTPVAATAFQFTPPADAARIKLVPVAVVIDAAGQEN, encoded by the coding sequence ATGCCCTCTGCCATTCCCCCCGTTGCCTGGTCGGCGTGCCTGCTGCTGGCCACGCTGGCGCCTGCGGCAGCCGCGGCCACCCGCGTCGCCGCGGCTGCCCCCCCGGCGACTGCGCCGGCCGACCGCCCTGAACGCGATCCAGAGGCGCTGGCCGCGCTGGATCGCATGGGCGCGGCGCTGCGCGCTCTCAAACAGTTCTCGCTGACCTCCCAGGCCAGTACGGAGATCGTCCTGGATGACGGCCAGAAGGTCGAGCTGGACGGCGTGGTTACCTACAAGGTCAGGACGCCGAACCAGCTGTTCCTGGAACTGCGCAGCGATCGCCAGCTTCGCCAGTTGTTCTACGACGGCAAGTCGCTGTCGCTGTACTCCCCACGCCTGAAGTACTACGCCCAGGTGGATGGGGTGAGCGCCACGCTCGGCGAGCTCGTCGAAGTCGCCGCCAGCCGCTACGGCATCGACATGCCGCTGGCCGACATGTTCCTTTGGGGCACCGACAAAGCCCCGAAAACCGCCATCCGCGGCGCGCTGCATATCGGCGGCGGCACCCTCGATGGCGAGGCCATCGAGCAGTACGCGTTCAAGCAGGACGCGGTGGACTGGCAGCTGTGGGTCAGCAAGGCGACTTCGTTGCCCAGGAAGCTGGTGATCACCTCGCTGGATGATCCGGCGCTGCCGCAGTACCGCGCCCAGCTGCGCTGGGATACCCGCACGCCGGTCGCGGCTACTGCATTCCAGTTCACGCCGCCGGCCGATGCGGCGCGGATCAAGCTGGTCCCGGTCGCGGTGGTGATCGACGCTGCCGGGCAGGAGAACTGA
- a CDS encoding patatin-like phospholipase family protein yields the protein MALIGHRHRLPCAASLLLAGACAAAAPAPLQAAEPVAPAVVAGEGSHCGVRGPGDTRPRIGLALGGGGARGIAHVRILKQLEALHIPVDCIAGTSAGALVGALYASGSTPEQIEQVVLSTEWLSLFTDTLPRRERSLRRKADDYAQLAPIGIGLGGEGKAVALAGGVSEGEKLIALFERATGGSRVSGRFDDLPIPFRAVATDINTGQPVVLSEGNLPMAMRASMSLPGIFRPVVIDGHVLLDGGLSNQVPIDVVRAMGADRVIAVDVGTPLKPLDRDASLVDVISQLSGFLTTRSAQTQLDSLGTQDLLISPDLTGKVATGDFDKAPEALRIGQLAAEQAAPALRAFAQSPQVYGQLAAQRVQRERPVGTDRIEFVEVENHTGYADALLLSYLPVQIGEPLDIKGMQAGVLRAYGMGTLASINYDVRERDGRTGVFVSAYPKPNGPIYLEAGLSLSNDLEGNHESNLRAGLLFSPLSPYGAEARIALQIGSEPGLTGQYYRPFDLHNRYAFQAGGGFQTRSFNLYDEEGDKIARYRVRRTGGTLALVRNVSNVLALSVGVERYTGNAEVEVGDPAIPRVNFEEGAWIAQATLDDIDSVYFPRDGYLVNAGTYQSSPSLGADARFGQLDLDAVAARSFGRHALQLGLRYHVTSSGTAPVQNLYRLGGRWRLAGFQHNQLTGQDYALGFAGYTYELGKLLGRSAQVGGTLEYGNAWQRRSDMSLSDGVWNGSVFLGFDSWIGPLIFGMGFREGGENVVFIELGQSL from the coding sequence ATGGCGTTGATAGGCCACCGCCACCGATTGCCGTGTGCGGCCTCGCTGCTGCTTGCAGGGGCGTGTGCGGCCGCTGCACCTGCACCACTGCAGGCCGCCGAGCCGGTCGCGCCGGCCGTGGTGGCCGGCGAGGGCAGCCACTGCGGCGTACGCGGTCCCGGCGATACCCGTCCGCGCATCGGGTTGGCGCTGGGCGGCGGTGGCGCGCGCGGCATTGCGCATGTACGCATCCTCAAACAGCTCGAAGCGCTGCACATTCCGGTGGACTGCATCGCCGGCACCAGCGCTGGCGCCCTGGTCGGCGCGTTGTATGCCTCCGGCTCCACGCCCGAGCAGATCGAGCAGGTGGTGCTGAGCACCGAGTGGTTGAGCCTGTTCACCGATACCCTGCCGCGCCGCGAGCGGTCCCTGCGGCGCAAGGCAGACGACTACGCACAGCTGGCCCCGATCGGCATCGGACTGGGCGGCGAAGGCAAGGCGGTGGCGCTGGCCGGCGGCGTGTCCGAGGGCGAGAAGCTGATCGCGCTGTTCGAGCGTGCCACCGGCGGCAGCCGGGTCAGCGGCCGCTTCGACGATCTTCCCATCCCGTTCCGCGCAGTCGCCACCGATATCAACACCGGGCAGCCGGTGGTGCTGTCCGAGGGCAACCTGCCGATGGCGATGCGCGCGAGCATGTCCCTGCCTGGCATCTTCCGCCCGGTGGTGATCGACGGGCACGTGCTGCTCGATGGCGGACTGTCCAACCAGGTGCCGATCGACGTGGTGCGCGCGATGGGTGCCGACCGGGTGATCGCGGTCGACGTGGGCACGCCGCTCAAGCCGCTGGATCGCGATGCCAGCCTGGTGGATGTGATCAGCCAGTTGAGCGGCTTCCTGACCACCCGCAGCGCCCAGACCCAGCTGGACAGCCTGGGCACGCAGGACCTGCTGATCTCGCCGGACCTGACCGGCAAGGTTGCCACCGGCGATTTCGACAAGGCGCCCGAAGCGCTGCGGATCGGCCAGCTCGCTGCCGAACAGGCCGCCCCGGCGCTGCGCGCCTTCGCGCAGAGCCCGCAGGTATATGGGCAGCTGGCCGCGCAGCGTGTGCAGCGCGAACGTCCCGTCGGCACGGACCGGATCGAGTTCGTCGAGGTGGAGAACCACACCGGCTACGCCGATGCACTGCTGCTGAGCTACCTGCCGGTCCAGATTGGCGAGCCGCTGGACATCAAGGGCATGCAGGCCGGTGTCCTGCGCGCCTACGGCATGGGTACCCTGGCCAGCATCAACTACGACGTGCGCGAGCGCGATGGCCGCACGGGTGTGTTCGTATCGGCCTATCCCAAACCGAACGGCCCCATCTACCTGGAGGCCGGGTTGAGCCTGAGCAACGATCTGGAGGGCAACCACGAAAGCAACCTGCGCGCGGGACTGCTGTTCTCGCCGCTGTCGCCCTATGGTGCCGAGGCGCGCATCGCCCTGCAGATCGGCAGCGAGCCGGGGCTGACCGGGCAGTACTACCGTCCTTTCGATCTGCACAACCGCTACGCCTTCCAGGCCGGCGGCGGCTTCCAGACCCGCAGCTTCAATCTGTATGACGAAGAAGGTGACAAGATCGCGCGCTACCGGGTGCGCCGTACCGGCGGCACGCTGGCGCTGGTGCGCAATGTGTCCAATGTGCTTGCGCTGTCGGTCGGGGTGGAGCGCTATACCGGCAACGCCGAGGTGGAGGTCGGTGACCCAGCCATTCCGCGCGTGAACTTCGAGGAGGGCGCCTGGATCGCGCAGGCAACGCTGGACGACATCGACAGTGTCTACTTCCCGCGCGATGGTTACCTGGTCAATGCCGGCACGTACCAGTCCAGTCCCAGCCTGGGTGCCGATGCGCGTTTCGGCCAGCTGGATCTGGATGCGGTGGCGGCCCGGTCGTTCGGCCGGCACGCGCTGCAGCTGGGGCTGCGCTATCACGTGACATCCTCCGGCACGGCGCCGGTGCAGAACCTGTACCGGCTCGGCGGCCGCTGGCGGCTGGCCGGCTTCCAGCACAACCAGCTGACCGGGCAGGACTACGCCCTCGGCTTTGCCGGCTACACCTACGAGCTGGGCAAGCTGCTCGGCCGCTCGGCGCAGGTGGGTGGCACGCTGGAGTACGGAAACGCCTGGCAGCGCCGCAGCGACATGTCCTTGAGCGACGGGGTCTGGAACGGCAGCGTGTTCCTCGGCTTCGACTCGTGGATCGGCCCGTTGATCTTCGGCATGGGCTTCCGCGAGGGCGGCGAGAACGTGGTGTTCATCGAGCTCGGGCAGTCACTGTGA
- a CDS encoding DUF4136 domain-containing protein, whose protein sequence is MKAFAIAVLATSLVACASTPTVKTDYDPSASFSSYKTYTWAMKPEASSPLVQQRIIDGINARLQAKGLREAPNGDIALAAHIANSQKQTLDTFYSGTGMGGWGWRGGGWGGGMAMGNATTTVHTYDVGTLVVDMFDARTKQAVWRGTASGTVPTSPDKVNAAVEAGLDKLFAAFPPGATAAR, encoded by the coding sequence ATGAAAGCTTTTGCCATCGCCGTCCTGGCCACCTCCCTGGTCGCCTGCGCCTCCACCCCGACCGTCAAGACCGACTACGATCCGTCGGCCAGCTTCAGCTCCTACAAGACCTACACCTGGGCGATGAAGCCCGAGGCAAGCTCGCCGCTGGTGCAGCAACGCATCATCGACGGCATCAACGCCCGGCTGCAGGCCAAGGGACTGCGCGAAGCCCCCAACGGCGACATCGCGCTGGCCGCGCACATCGCCAACAGCCAGAAGCAGACCCTGGACACCTTCTACAGCGGCACCGGCATGGGCGGGTGGGGCTGGCGCGGCGGTGGCTGGGGCGGCGGCATGGCCATGGGCAACGCCACGACCACGGTGCATACGTATGACGTGGGCACCCTGGTGGTGGACATGTTCGATGCCCGCACCAAACAGGCCGTGTGGCGTGGTACGGCCAGCGGCACGGTGCCGACGTCGCCGGACAAGGTCAATGCGGCGGTGGAAGCAGGGCTGGACAAACTGTTCGCTGCGTTCCCGCCGGGTGCGACCGCCGCACGCTGA
- a CDS encoding BamA/TamA family outer membrane protein has protein sequence MSIGHAVRLVVLLGVLAPWSAVAQQGTQAAPQPVAAPVQTRVPAPASTAKASLFRDAEDGHFDMSRWLLEHRGFLPVPIIVTDPAVGNGGGVALAFFHRPAASGSPGEGGAPKMVTPDIYGGGAMRTSNGSEAYGVGASLHFDDDRWRYRGGVAKTSFNLGFYTPGTLLPAQKIEYNMDGLMSFQQGFRRLGDRDLYLGLAWVYMDLDIGFDVASDSDRFQPHELSKRSSGLGLSLEYDTRDNSFTPSRGWLGMVEGNFYLPGIGSDATFQSYRGHAYGYWPMGRYFVLGGRADARWANGEIPFYRLPYIDLRGIGSARYQDTRAAVLESELRWNMTQRWALIGFVGAGRTWGRHNNFSDGASQVSKGAGVRYLIARQLGMHVGVDYAWGPEDDTFYIQVGSAWR, from the coding sequence GTGTCGATCGGCCATGCCGTACGCCTGGTAGTGCTGTTGGGCGTCCTTGCGCCCTGGAGCGCCGTTGCCCAGCAGGGCACCCAGGCAGCGCCCCAGCCAGTTGCGGCGCCGGTCCAGACCCGCGTGCCCGCGCCGGCGTCGACCGCGAAGGCTTCGTTGTTCCGTGACGCCGAAGATGGCCATTTCGACATGTCGCGCTGGCTGCTCGAGCACCGCGGCTTCCTGCCGGTACCGATCATCGTGACCGACCCGGCGGTCGGCAACGGGGGCGGTGTGGCGCTGGCGTTCTTCCATCGCCCTGCGGCTTCCGGCTCGCCAGGGGAGGGCGGTGCACCGAAGATGGTGACGCCGGACATCTATGGCGGCGGGGCGATGCGCACGTCCAACGGCAGTGAAGCCTACGGCGTGGGCGCGTCGCTGCATTTCGACGATGACCGCTGGCGTTACCGGGGCGGCGTGGCCAAGACCTCGTTCAACCTCGGCTTCTACACCCCGGGCACGCTGCTGCCCGCGCAGAAGATCGAATACAACATGGATGGCCTCATGTCGTTCCAGCAGGGGTTCCGTCGCCTTGGCGACCGCGACCTGTACCTGGGCCTGGCCTGGGTCTACATGGACCTGGACATCGGCTTCGATGTCGCCTCCGACAGTGACCGGTTCCAACCGCACGAGCTGTCCAAGCGCAGCTCCGGCCTCGGCCTGTCGCTGGAATACGACACCCGCGACAATTCGTTCACGCCCTCCAGGGGCTGGCTGGGCATGGTCGAGGGCAACTTCTACCTGCCGGGCATCGGCAGTGATGCCACCTTCCAGAGTTATCGCGGGCACGCCTACGGCTATTGGCCGATGGGCCGGTACTTCGTGCTCGGCGGCCGCGCCGATGCGCGCTGGGCCAACGGTGAAATCCCGTTTTACCGGCTGCCCTACATCGACCTGCGCGGCATCGGCTCGGCCCGTTACCAGGACACGCGCGCGGCGGTGCTGGAGAGCGAGCTGCGCTGGAACATGACCCAGCGCTGGGCACTGATCGGGTTCGTCGGCGCGGGACGCACCTGGGGGCGGCACAACAATTTCAGCGACGGCGCCAGCCAGGTCTCCAAAGGCGCGGGCGTGCGCTATCTGATCGCCCGCCAGTTGGGGATGCACGTTGGCGTGGACTATGCGTGGGGCCCGGAGGACGACACGTTCTACATCCAGGTCGGCAGCGCATGGCGTTGA